A window of the Kosakonia radicincitans DSM 16656 genome harbors these coding sequences:
- the tatE gene encoding twin-arginine translocase subunit TatE, protein MGEISITKLLVVAALVVLLFGTKKLRTLGGDLGAAIKGFKKAMNDDDAAKKDADEVTAEKLTHKE, encoded by the coding sequence ATGGGTGAAATTAGTATTACCAAGCTGCTGGTCGTGGCCGCGTTGGTTGTTCTGCTGTTTGGAACTAAGAAGTTGCGTACGCTGGGCGGCGATCTGGGCGCGGCCATCAAAGGCTTCAAAAAAGCCATGAATGATGACGATGCTGCGAAGAAAGACGCTGACGAAGTGACAGCAGAAAAACTCACTCACAAAGAGTGA
- the pagP gene encoding lipid IV(A) palmitoyltransferase PagP yields MHTVSVKNKIFTLFAIFCQFSVVSLTHAAQQSWFSDFTDNVKQTWQAPEHYDLYVPAITWHARFAYDKEKTDRYNERPWGAGFGQDRWDEKGNWHGLYLMAFKDSFNKWEPIGGYGWEKTWRPLADDNFRLGLGYTAGVTARDNWHYIPIPVLLPLASIGYGPATFQMTYIPGTYNNGNVYFAWMRFQF; encoded by the coding sequence ATGCATACGGTGTCTGTTAAAAATAAAATTTTCACACTCTTCGCTATATTTTGTCAGTTTTCGGTGGTTTCCCTGACGCACGCAGCCCAGCAGTCCTGGTTCTCCGATTTTACCGACAACGTAAAGCAAACCTGGCAAGCGCCAGAGCATTACGATCTCTATGTACCGGCTATTACCTGGCATGCGCGTTTTGCTTATGACAAGGAGAAAACCGACCGTTATAACGAACGCCCATGGGGCGCCGGATTTGGTCAGGATCGCTGGGATGAGAAAGGCAACTGGCACGGCTTGTACCTGATGGCCTTTAAAGATTCGTTTAACAAATGGGAACCGATTGGCGGCTATGGCTGGGAGAAAACCTGGCGACCACTGGCGGATGATAATTTTCGTCTCGGGCTCGGTTACACCGCAGGCGTGACTGCACGCGATAACTGGCATTACATTCCGATTCCGGTGCTGTTACCGCTGGCTTCAATTGGCTATGGGCCGGCAACATTCCAGATGACCTACATCCCAGGAACTTACAATAACGGAAACGTTTACTTCGCGTGGATGCGCTTTCAGTTCTGA
- the cspE gene encoding transcription antiterminator/RNA stability regulator CspE, producing MSKIKGNVKWFNESKGFGFITPEDGSKDVFVHFSAIQSNGFKTLAEGQRVEFEITNGAKGPSAANVMPV from the coding sequence ATGTCTAAGATTAAAGGTAACGTTAAGTGGTTTAATGAATCCAAAGGATTCGGTTTCATTACTCCGGAAGATGGCAGCAAAGACGTGTTCGTACACTTCTCTGCAATCCAGAGCAATGGTTTCAAAACTCTGGCTGAAGGTCAGCGCGTTGAGTTTGAAATCACTAACGGTGCCAAAGGCCCTTCTGCTGCAAACGTAATGCCTGTTTAA
- the lipB gene encoding lipoyl(octanoyl) transferase LipB, with protein sequence MSQDTILIRNLGLQYYEPVSQQMHDFTDTRDDTTPDEIWLVEHYPVFTQGQAGKAEHVLAPGDIPVIQSDRGGQVTYHGPGQQVMYVLINLKRRKIGVRELVTLLENTVINTLATQGINAQARADAPGVYVQGKKICSLGLRIRKGCSFHGLALNIDMDLAPFMRINPCGYAGMEMTQVSQLTENIEVDKIRPILVQQFLALLNNPPHQYIGA encoded by the coding sequence TTGTCTCAGGACACCATTCTTATCCGCAATCTGGGCCTGCAATATTACGAGCCAGTGTCCCAACAAATGCATGACTTCACCGATACCCGCGACGATACAACGCCCGATGAAATCTGGCTGGTAGAGCACTACCCGGTGTTTACTCAGGGCCAGGCCGGTAAAGCTGAACATGTTCTGGCGCCCGGCGATATTCCGGTGATCCAGAGCGATCGCGGCGGCCAGGTGACCTATCACGGGCCAGGCCAGCAAGTGATGTACGTGCTTATCAACCTGAAACGCCGCAAAATTGGCGTACGTGAGCTTGTTACGTTGCTGGAAAATACGGTGATCAACACGCTGGCGACGCAGGGTATCAATGCGCAAGCGCGTGCTGATGCGCCGGGCGTTTATGTACAAGGGAAGAAGATCTGTTCGCTGGGTTTGCGTATCCGTAAAGGCTGTTCATTTCATGGGTTGGCATTAAATATCGACATGGATCTGGCGCCGTTTATGCGCATCAATCCGTGTGGCTATGCCGGGATGGAAATGACGCAGGTCAGCCAACTGACGGAAAATATTGAGGTGGATAAAATAAGGCCAATTCTTGTTCAGCAATTTTTAGCGTTACTAAACAATCCACCCCATCAATATATAGGTGCTTAA
- the crcB gene encoding fluoride efflux transporter CrcB — translation MLQLLLAVFIGGGTGSVARWMLSMKLNPAHQIIPLGTLTANLMGAFIIGMGLAWFNRMTHIDPVWKVLLTTGFCGGLTTFSTFSAEVVFLLQEGRVSWALLNVAVNLLGSFAMTALAFWLFSAVNAN, via the coding sequence GTGTTACAACTTCTTTTAGCGGTATTTATCGGTGGCGGTACAGGTAGCGTTGCGCGCTGGATGCTCAGCATGAAGCTAAACCCGGCGCATCAAATCATTCCCCTTGGCACATTAACCGCCAACCTGATGGGCGCTTTTATTATTGGCATGGGGCTGGCGTGGTTCAATCGAATGACACATATCGATCCGGTGTGGAAAGTGCTGCTTACCACCGGCTTCTGTGGCGGGCTGACGACATTTTCCACCTTTTCGGCTGAAGTGGTGTTTTTGTTGCAGGAAGGTCGTGTCAGCTGGGCGTTGTTGAACGTAGCAGTTAACCTGCTGGGATCGTTTGCGATGACTGCGCTGGCTTTCTGGCTCTTTTCGGCCGTTAATGCAAACTGA
- a CDS encoding deaminated glutathione amidase, translating into MIVAAGQFAVTPDWKTNALTCVELMAKAAQQQASLLVLPEALLARDDADPHLSVKSAQRLDGGFLHLLLEESRRNSMTTILTVHVPSSKGRAVNTLVALYQGEIIAQYAKLHLYDAFSMQESARVDAGNILPPLIEIDGMKVGLMTCYDLRFPELALALALAGAQLLVLPAAWVRGPLKEQHWATLLSARALDTTCYMVAAGECGNKNIGQSRVIDPQGVTIAAAAEAPQLIYADVTADRVAQTREKLPVLQNRRFAPPQLL; encoded by the coding sequence ATGATTGTTGCAGCTGGGCAGTTTGCCGTTACACCGGACTGGAAAACTAATGCATTAACTTGTGTCGAATTGATGGCGAAAGCGGCACAGCAACAGGCATCGCTGCTGGTGCTGCCAGAGGCGTTACTGGCCCGGGATGATGCAGACCCCCATCTTTCGGTAAAATCGGCGCAGAGGCTGGATGGTGGCTTCCTGCATTTGCTACTTGAAGAGAGTCGCCGGAACAGTATGACCACCATACTGACGGTGCATGTGCCTTCCTCGAAAGGACGGGCAGTCAATACGCTGGTGGCGTTATACCAGGGGGAAATCATTGCACAGTATGCAAAGCTCCATCTCTATGATGCATTTAGTATGCAGGAGTCTGCGCGGGTGGATGCAGGCAACATTCTGCCACCGCTGATTGAGATTGACGGAATGAAGGTCGGGTTGATGACCTGTTATGATTTGCGGTTTCCGGAACTGGCGCTGGCACTGGCGCTTGCTGGCGCACAACTGCTGGTTCTGCCTGCCGCATGGGTGCGAGGGCCGCTAAAAGAGCAGCACTGGGCGACATTACTGTCTGCGCGGGCGCTGGATACCACCTGTTACATGGTGGCCGCCGGGGAGTGTGGCAACAAGAATATTGGTCAGAGTCGAGTTATCGATCCGCAAGGCGTAACTATTGCTGCGGCAGCTGAAGCACCACAACTAATTTATGCGGATGTCACTGCAGACCGCGTGGCGCAAACGCGAGAGAAACTTCCTGTTTTACAGAACCGACGCTTTGCGCCGCCGCAACTCCTGTGA
- the mrdB gene encoding peptidoglycan glycosyltransferase MrdB (rod shape-determining protein RodA), protein MTDNPNKKSFWDKIHIDPTMMLIILALLFYSAIVIWSASGQDIGMTERKIGQIAMGLIIMVVLAQVPPRVYEGWAPYLYIFCIILLVAVDAFGAISKGAQRWLDLGVVRFQPSEIAKIAVPLMVARFINRDVCPPSLKNTAIALALIFLPTLLVAAQPDLGTSILVVLSGLFVLFLSGLSWRLIAIAAVLVAAFIPVLWFFLMHDYQRQRVMMLLDPETDPLGAGYHIIQSKIAIGSGGLSGKGWLHGTQSQLEFLPERHTDFIFAVLAEELGLIGILILLALYVLLIMRGLWIAARAQTTFGRVMAGGLMLILFVYVFVNIGMVSGILPVVGVPLPLISYGGSALIVLMAGFGIVMSIHTHRKMLSKNV, encoded by the coding sequence ATGACGGATAATCCGAACAAAAAATCGTTCTGGGACAAAATCCATATCGATCCCACGATGATGCTAATTATCCTCGCATTGCTGTTTTACAGCGCGATCGTGATCTGGAGCGCCAGCGGCCAGGACATTGGCATGACCGAACGTAAAATCGGCCAGATCGCTATGGGGCTGATTATCATGGTGGTGTTGGCGCAGGTGCCGCCGCGCGTCTATGAAGGCTGGGCGCCCTATCTCTACATTTTCTGCATTATCCTGCTGGTAGCGGTGGATGCTTTCGGCGCGATATCCAAAGGCGCGCAGCGCTGGCTCGATCTCGGCGTTGTACGTTTCCAGCCTTCCGAGATCGCTAAAATCGCCGTGCCGCTGATGGTGGCGCGCTTTATTAACCGCGACGTTTGCCCGCCTTCGCTGAAAAATACCGCTATCGCGCTGGCGCTGATCTTTCTGCCAACGCTGCTGGTGGCAGCACAGCCGGATCTGGGTACCTCGATTCTGGTGGTGCTATCGGGACTGTTTGTCCTGTTCCTCTCCGGCCTGAGCTGGCGGCTGATCGCTATTGCAGCGGTACTGGTTGCGGCGTTTATTCCGGTGCTGTGGTTCTTCCTGATGCATGATTATCAACGCCAGCGCGTGATGATGTTGCTCGATCCGGAAACCGATCCGCTCGGCGCAGGCTACCATATTATTCAGTCGAAAATTGCTATCGGCTCCGGCGGCCTGAGCGGCAAAGGCTGGCTGCACGGTACGCAGTCGCAGCTGGAATTCCTGCCTGAACGCCACACCGACTTTATTTTCGCCGTGCTGGCGGAAGAGCTGGGGCTGATCGGGATTCTGATTTTGCTGGCGTTGTATGTGCTGCTGATTATGCGCGGGTTATGGATTGCCGCGCGGGCACAAACCACCTTTGGCCGCGTCATGGCTGGCGGTTTGATGTTGATTTTGTTCGTTTATGTATTCGTAAATATTGGTATGGTGAGTGGCATACTGCCGGTGGTCGGCGTACCGTTGCCACTGATCAGTTACGGGGGATCAGCCCTGATCGTGCTCATGGCCGGGTTTGGTATCGTTATGTCGATCCATACTCACAGGAAAATGTTGTCTAAGAACGTTTAA
- the dacA gene encoding D-alanyl-D-alanine carboxypeptidase DacA: MKTTFSVRFMQRLALTTALTAASLTAAHADDLNIKTMIPGVPQIDAESYILIDYNSGKVLAEQNADARRDPASLTKMMTSYVIGQAMKAGKFKDSDLVTIGNDAWATGNPVFRGSSLMFLKPGMQVPVSQLIRGINLQSGNDACVAMADYVAGSQDAFVGLMNSYVNALGLQNSHFQTVHGLDADGQYSSARDMALIGQALIRDVPNEYAIYKEKEFTFNGIRQTNRNGLLWDNSLNVDGIKTGHTDKAGYNLVASATEGQMRLISAVMGGRTFKGRETESKKLLTWGFRFFETVSPLKAGKEFASEPAWFGDSDRASLGVDKDVYLTIPRGRMKDLKASYVLNTSELHAPLQKNQVVGSINFQLDGKTIEQRPLVVLQEIPEGNFFGKIIDYIKLMFHHWFG, translated from the coding sequence ATGAAGACCACTTTTTCCGTTCGTTTTATGCAGCGCCTGGCGCTCACCACCGCGCTGACCGCAGCATCTCTTACCGCTGCCCATGCCGATGATCTGAATATCAAAACCATGATCCCAGGCGTTCCGCAGATTGATGCGGAATCTTACATCCTGATCGATTACAACTCCGGTAAAGTGCTGGCGGAACAGAACGCCGATGCGCGCCGCGACCCGGCGAGCCTGACCAAAATGATGACCAGCTATGTCATCGGCCAGGCGATGAAAGCGGGCAAGTTTAAAGACAGCGATTTGGTGACTATTGGTAACGATGCATGGGCGACCGGCAACCCGGTATTCCGTGGTTCTTCGCTGATGTTCCTGAAACCAGGCATGCAGGTGCCGGTTTCTCAGCTGATTCGCGGTATCAACCTGCAATCCGGTAACGACGCCTGTGTGGCGATGGCCGATTATGTTGCGGGCAGCCAGGACGCTTTCGTCGGTCTGATGAACAGCTATGTGAATGCGCTCGGTTTGCAGAACAGCCACTTCCAGACGGTTCACGGTCTGGACGCTGATGGTCAGTACAGCTCCGCACGCGATATGGCGCTGATTGGCCAGGCATTAATCCGCGACGTACCGAACGAATACGCCATCTATAAAGAAAAAGAGTTTACCTTTAACGGCATCCGCCAGACCAACCGTAATGGTCTACTGTGGGATAACAGCCTGAACGTAGACGGTATCAAAACCGGCCATACCGACAAAGCGGGTTATAACCTGGTGGCTTCGGCAACAGAAGGCCAGATGCGCCTGATCTCTGCCGTCATGGGCGGTCGTACCTTTAAAGGCCGCGAGACCGAAAGCAAAAAACTGCTGACCTGGGGCTTCCGTTTCTTTGAAACTGTCAGTCCGCTGAAAGCCGGTAAAGAGTTCGCTTCTGAGCCAGCCTGGTTTGGCGACAGCGATCGCGCATCGTTAGGCGTCGATAAAGACGTTTATCTGACTATTCCACGCGGCCGCATGAAAGATCTGAAAGCCAGCTATGTGCTGAACACCAGCGAACTGCACGCGCCGCTGCAGAAAAATCAGGTTGTTGGTTCCATTAACTTCCAGTTAGATGGCAAAACCATCGAGCAACGCCCGCTGGTGGTGTTGCAGGAGATCCCGGAAGGCAATTTCTTCGGCAAAATCATTGATTACATTAAATTGATGTTCCATCACTGGTTTGGTTAA
- the lipA gene encoding lipoyl synthase: MSKPIVMERGVKYRDADKMALIPVKNVATEREALLRKPEWMKIKLPADSSRIQGIKAAMRKNGLHSVCEEASCPNLAECFNHGTATFMILGAICTRRCPFCDVAHGRPVAPDANEPQKLAQTIADMALRYVVITSVDRDDLRDGGAQHFADCITAIREKSPSIKIETLVPDFRGRMDRALDILTATPPDVFNHNLENVPRIYRQVRPGADYNWSLKLLERFKEAHPEIPTKSGLMVGLGETNAEIIDVMRDLRRHGVTMLTLGQYLQPSRHHLPVQRYVSPDEFDEMKEEALAMGFTHAACGPFVRSSYHADLQAKGVEVK; encoded by the coding sequence ATGAGTAAACCCATTGTGATGGAACGCGGTGTTAAGTACCGCGATGCCGATAAAATGGCTCTTATCCCGGTTAAAAACGTGGCAACCGAGCGCGAAGCTCTGTTGAGAAAACCGGAATGGATGAAAATCAAACTCCCGGCAGACTCTTCCCGTATCCAGGGGATCAAAGCAGCTATGCGTAAAAATGGGCTGCACTCTGTGTGTGAAGAGGCATCGTGCCCGAACCTTGCTGAGTGTTTCAACCACGGAACGGCCACCTTTATGATCCTCGGCGCCATCTGTACACGCCGTTGCCCGTTCTGCGATGTGGCGCACGGCCGTCCGGTGGCGCCTGACGCTAACGAACCACAAAAACTGGCGCAGACAATTGCCGATATGGCGCTGCGTTATGTGGTTATCACCTCTGTTGACCGTGACGATCTGCGTGACGGCGGTGCACAGCATTTCGCGGATTGCATCACCGCAATCCGTGAAAAAAGTCCGTCCATCAAAATTGAGACGCTGGTTCCGGACTTCCGCGGTCGTATGGATCGCGCACTGGATATCCTCACCGCAACGCCGCCGGACGTGTTTAACCACAACCTGGAGAACGTGCCACGTATCTATCGCCAGGTACGTCCAGGTGCGGATTACAACTGGTCACTGAAACTGCTGGAGCGCTTTAAAGAAGCGCATCCGGAGATCCCAACCAAATCAGGTTTGATGGTAGGGCTTGGCGAAACGAACGCTGAAATTATCGACGTGATGCGCGATCTGCGCCGCCACGGAGTGACGATGCTGACGCTGGGGCAGTATTTACAGCCTAGCCGCCATCACCTGCCGGTCCAGCGCTATGTCAGCCCGGACGAGTTTGACGAAATGAAAGAAGAAGCGCTGGCAATGGGATTTACCCATGCGGCGTGCGGCCCGTTCGTTCGCTCTTCCTATCACGCGGACCTGCAGGCAAAAGGCGTTGAGGTGAAGTAA
- the ybeD gene encoding DUF493 family protein YbeD, translating to MKTNLKELLEFPTPFTYKVMGLAKPELVDLVVEVVQRHAPGDYSPQVKPSSKGNYHSVSITITATHIEQVETLYEELGNIEIVRMVL from the coding sequence ATGAAAACCAATCTCAAAGAACTGCTTGAATTCCCGACACCCTTCACTTACAAAGTGATGGGTCTGGCGAAGCCAGAGCTGGTTGATCTGGTGGTTGAAGTGGTACAGCGCCACGCGCCAGGTGATTACTCCCCGCAGGTAAAACCGAGCAGCAAAGGCAATTACCACTCGGTATCCATCACTATCACTGCCACCCATATTGAGCAGGTTGAAACGTTGTACGAAGAACTCGGCAACATCGAAATTGTGCGTATGGTTCTGTAA
- the rlpA gene encoding endolytic peptidoglycan transglycosylase RlpA produces MRKQWLGICIAAGLLAACSNNDGQQQTTVAPQPAVCTGPVVEISGAEPHYEAPNATANQDYERDGKSYKIVQDPSRFSQAGLAAIYDAEPGSNLTASGEVFDPMQLTAAHPTLPIPSYARITNLANGRMIVVRINDRGPFGNDRVISLSRAAADRLNTSNNTKVRIDPIIVAQDGSLSGPGTVCTKVAQQTYVLPARPDLGGGLGSASSAPQPVQPQGNVQAISNDSLKSDNATGAPVSSGGFLGAPTPLASGVLEGSETAQPAATTTTTPVAQTATPVTQTVMPATRTSPVTAPGSVQGHVQSSVAASSATAAASSGYMVQVGAVSDQARAQQYQQRLAQQFSVPGRVTQNGAVWRVQLGPFSTKADASALQQRLQNEAQLQSFITGAQ; encoded by the coding sequence ATGCGTAAGCAATGGCTGGGGATCTGCATAGCAGCAGGGTTACTGGCGGCATGTTCAAATAATGATGGTCAGCAGCAGACCACCGTAGCGCCTCAACCTGCGGTGTGTACTGGTCCTGTCGTTGAAATCAGCGGCGCGGAGCCTCATTACGAAGCACCGAACGCCACGGCAAACCAGGATTATGAGCGTGACGGCAAGAGCTACAAAATCGTTCAGGATCCCTCCCGTTTCAGCCAGGCTGGCTTAGCCGCCATTTATGATGCTGAGCCGGGCAGCAATCTGACCGCCTCCGGCGAAGTGTTCGATCCTATGCAACTGACGGCAGCCCATCCGACGCTGCCAATCCCAAGCTACGCACGTATCACCAACCTGGCGAACGGCCGCATGATTGTGGTCCGCATTAACGATCGTGGACCGTTTGGCAACGACCGAGTGATCTCGTTGTCGCGCGCGGCAGCGGATCGCCTGAATACATCGAATAATACCAAAGTGCGTATCGACCCGATTATCGTCGCTCAGGATGGCTCACTTTCCGGGCCAGGCACTGTCTGTACTAAAGTCGCGCAGCAAACCTACGTGCTGCCTGCACGTCCCGATCTCGGCGGCGGTCTGGGCAGCGCCTCCTCTGCTCCGCAACCTGTACAGCCGCAGGGCAACGTTCAGGCCATCAGTAACGATTCACTAAAAAGCGACAATGCTACTGGCGCGCCGGTAAGCAGCGGCGGATTCCTCGGTGCACCGACACCGCTCGCCAGCGGCGTGCTGGAAGGCAGTGAAACAGCGCAACCGGCCGCAACCACGACCACGACGCCGGTCGCGCAAACCGCCACGCCGGTGACGCAAACCGTGATGCCAGCAACCCGCACTTCGCCGGTTACTGCGCCTGGTTCTGTTCAGGGGCACGTGCAAAGTTCTGTCGCCGCCAGCAGTGCAACAGCCGCCGCCAGCAGCGGTTATATGGTGCAGGTCGGCGCCGTCAGCGATCAGGCTCGCGCGCAACAGTATCAGCAGCGCCTGGCGCAGCAGTTCTCTGTACCGGGCCGCGTGACGCAGAACGGTGCGGTATGGCGCGTTCAGCTTGGGCCATTCAGCACCAAAGCAGACGCCAGTGCATTGCAGCAGCGGTTGCAAAATGAAGCACAGTTACAGTCTTTCATCACTGGCGCGCAGTAA
- a CDS encoding YbeF family transcriptional regulator, with translation MDNNNQPEKRITVRPEDDKPQIFRTLRNIDLNLLTIFEAVYVHKGIVNAAKVLNLTPSAISQSIQKLRLIFPDPLFIRKGQGVTPTAYASHLHEYISQGLESILGALDLTGSYDKQRTITIGTPPSIGALVIPIIFQAIKENAPHLMMRNIPVNDAESQLSQFQTDLIIDTHIASSRTLNHHVLYSDRMMLVCRKGHPCLNGPINEEVLQKYEHTLLMLEGQNLSGLRQRIQDLFPERQVSFSSYNMFTIAALIGNSDMLGLMPTRLFKLFSGCWPLVEIDFPPLSSERLDISLYYNKLSLRDPVLENVINVIRRAF, from the coding sequence GTGGATAATAATAACCAACCGGAAAAGCGAATAACCGTGCGCCCTGAAGATGATAAGCCGCAAATCTTCCGGACGCTGCGCAATATTGATCTCAACTTACTGACGATTTTTGAGGCAGTATATGTTCATAAAGGGATCGTTAACGCGGCAAAAGTGCTTAACCTCACGCCTTCAGCTATTAGCCAGTCGATTCAGAAACTGCGCTTAATATTTCCAGATCCGCTTTTTATTCGTAAAGGCCAGGGCGTTACGCCGACCGCCTATGCATCGCATTTACATGAATATATCAGCCAGGGGCTGGAGTCGATCCTCGGCGCGTTGGATCTTACCGGTAGCTACGACAAACAACGTACCATTACGATTGGCACGCCGCCGTCCATCGGCGCATTAGTTATTCCGATTATCTTTCAGGCTATTAAAGAAAACGCGCCGCATCTGATGATGCGTAATATTCCGGTAAACGACGCAGAAAGCCAGCTTAGCCAGTTCCAGACGGATTTGATTATTGATACGCATATTGCTAGCTCGCGCACGCTCAATCATCACGTGTTGTATAGCGACCGGATGATGCTGGTGTGTCGTAAAGGGCATCCTTGTCTGAATGGGCCGATCAACGAAGAGGTTTTGCAAAAGTATGAGCACACGCTGCTGATGCTGGAAGGGCAAAATCTGAGCGGGCTACGCCAGCGTATACAGGATCTCTTTCCGGAACGTCAGGTGAGTTTCAGCAGTTACAATATGTTTACTATTGCAGCACTGATCGGCAACAGCGATATGCTCGGCCTGATGCCAACACGTTTGTTCAAACTCTTCAGTGGTTGCTGGCCGCTGGTCGAAATCGATTTTCCGCCGCTTAGCAGCGAACGGCTCGATATATCCCTGTATTACAATAAATTGAGTTTGCGCGATCCAGTGCTGGAGAATGTCATCAATGTTATCCGACGGGCTTTTTAA